One window of the Daphnia pulex isolate KAP4 chromosome 8, ASM2113471v1 genome contains the following:
- the LOC124200072 gene encoding monocarboxylate transporter 12-like, which translates to MFRLAGKVTNSNEISFISFRAMEEVNSAFVGDDGQVGGIGGPVMSPKSPSLQHEIDYSPAQIGAALAACEKKMKAENTKKWRRQTNNEEEKATDDYIIVPPDGGYGWVVTVASFLCILISDGMHYCFGLIISEVERVFDEPVAKAAWIFSIFNAISYFSGPVASALSNRFGFRVVVITGSLFGFVGLLTSAFAQSVENLFFTLGLLFGFAICLVFTPIIVNISFYFDKKRALATGIAICGSGAGTFVFAPVVNWLLKTYALRGTFLILSGIYLNCGVFGALLIPLKSQRRNKVRSETVTLLEQKDIETLMFEKSLITKEIEFNSRNNLNFFEEEKVDSKTKRENVNQKYFSNFSKLFKFSLFRSPTFVVICVSSFFQSFGWLVPFMYLAAHAVNMGIPNEKASFLLSIVGICNMIGRIINGWLSDHPKVSVLFLNNMGLTVSGLLIMVCPLCISYYQLVIFSIALGLFTSCTAVTRPILLGELLGLENVNNAYGLMLVFFGVATLFETPTAGSLHDTSGDYHGAFYLAGSSILLSAFLCYPLGRINRWEKR; encoded by the exons ATGTTTAGATTAGCGGGAAAAGTCaccaattcaaatgaaatttcgtttatttcatttagagCAATGGAAGAAGTGAACTCGGCTTTTGTCGGAGACGATGGGCAAGTGGGGGGCATTGGCGGGCCCGTAATGTCACCAAAATCCCCGTCTTTACAACACGAAATCGACTATTCGCCAGCACAGATAGGAGCTGCTCTTGCCG cttgtgaaaagaaaatgaaagcggAGAATACTAAAAAGTGGAGAAggcaaacaaacaatgaagaagaaaaggcgaCTGACGACTACATCATAGTACCGCCGGATGGAGGATATGGGTGGGTCGTCACGGTGGCCAGTTTTTTGTGCATTCTAATTTCAGATGGCATGCACTATTGCTTCGGATTGATCATCTCTGAGGTGGAACGTGTTTTTGACGAACCTGTTGCGAAAGCCGCTTggatattttccattttcaacgcGATATCATATTTCTCAG GCCCCGTAGCCTCTGCATTGAGCAACCGGTTCGGTTTTCGTGTCGTCGTCATAACGGGCAGTTTATTTGGTTTCGTCGGTCTCCTGACTTCTGCATTCGCTCAATCGgtggaaaatttgtttttcactctTGGTCTTCTTTTTGGATTTGCAATTTGTTTGGTGTTCACTCCAATAATCGTCAACATCAGCTTTTATTTCGACAAAAAGCGTGCTCTGGCTACCGGAATCGCCATCTGCGGCTCTGGAGCCGGCACTTTTGTCTTTGCACCTGTTGTTAATTGGCTATTAAAAACTTATGCACTCAGAGGGACATTTCTCATTCTG AGTGGGATTTATTTGAACTGTGGAGTTTTTGGAGCATTACTCATACCGCTGAAATCTCAACGGCGCAACAAGGTGCGATCAGAAACAGTTACACTGTTAGAGCAAAAAGATATCGAAACATTGATGTTCGAGAAATCTCTgattacaaaagaaattgaatttaattccAGAAATAATCTAAActtttttgaagaagaaaaagtggacaGCAAAACAAAGAGGGAAAATGttaatcaaaaatatttttcaaacttttccaAGTTGTTCAAATTTTCGCTGTTTCGATCTCCGACTTTTGTTGTCATTTGCGTTTCTAGTTTCTTCCAATCTTTCGGATGGTTGGTTCCTTTCATGTATCTGGCAG CTCATGCGGTTAACATGGGAATACCAAACGAGAAGGCGTCGTTTCTTCTATCGATTGTGGGAATCTGTAATATGATAGGACGCATTATCAACGGATGGCTTTCAGACCATCCTAAG GTTAGCGTGCTCTTTCTCAATAATATGGGTTTGACAGTCTCCGGTTTGTTGATTATGGTTTGCCCATTATGCATCTCCTATTATCAActcgttattttttccataGCCCTCGGTTTATTTACGT CCTGCACCGCTGTAACGCGACCGATTTTACTTGGGGAACTTTTGGGGTTGGAAAATGTTAACAACGCTTACGGGCTCATGCTCGTTTTTTTCGGAGTCGCAACCCTCTTCGAAACTCCTACGGCTG GTTCACTACATGACACTTCGGGTGATTATCATGGAGCTTTTTATCTTGCTGGATCTTCCATCCTTCTGTCCGCGTTTTTATGTTATCCTCTTGGCAGAATTAATCGCTGGGAGAAGAGATAA
- the LOC124200081 gene encoding monocarboxylate transporter 12-like isoform X2 — protein MASVISVEKKYSGDENETEKFVKEEKVTYEYVTIPPDGGFGWIITGASLLCLLISDGILFSFGLILSELRYVFDEPAVKIAWMFSIENATSLISGPIASALSNKFGFRAVVISGSLLGFVGLLTSTFAFSVGTLFFTLGVLLGTADGLVYTPIVVGVGFYFDKRRALATGITLCGSGAGAFVFAPLISWLLETYALRGTFLILSGLYLNCAVFGSLLIPVKPVRRKKIVEDVSLNLLPPDGIGPSAIENPPTPNDVKGNNKGEQAQSNMDISITENQPVTNANEKLSIKKCFFSILNLFKFSLFRSPTFVVICASSFFQSIGWFVPSMYITAHAVNMGVPKEKASFLLSILGISIMIGRILIGWISDHPRVSVLLLNNIGLTISGLLILLCPSILVSYELLALFSTILGLAASCTTATRSILLGKLLGLENVNNSYSFMLVFHGVATVIGIPLAGLLFDIFGDFHITFYFAGFSVLLSAFICYPLGRINRWEKMRS, from the exons ATGGCTAGCGTTATAAGtgtagaaaaaaagtattccggcgacgaaaatgaaacggaaaaatttgtcaaagaagaaaaggtgacTTACGAATATGTTACAATTCCGCCGGATGGAGGATTTGGCTGGATCATCACGGGGGCCAGTTTGTTATGTCTATTGATTTCGGACGGCATTCTCTTCAGCTTCGGATTGATACTCTCTGAGTTGAGATACGTTTTTGACGAACCTGCTGTTAAAATTGCTTGGATGTTTTCTATTGAAAACGCAACTTCATTAATCT CAGGACCGATAGCTTCGGCATTGAGTAATAAGTTCGGATTCCGTGCTGTTGTCATATCTGGCAGTCTACTGGGTTTCGTGGGCCTTTTGACCTCTACGTTCGCCTTCTCAGTCGGGACCCTGTTTTTCACTCTTGGTGTGCTTTTAGGAACTGCCGACGGCTTGGTTTACACTCCAATTGTCGTTGGTGTCGGCTTCTATTTTGATAAAAGACGTGCGCTGGCCACTGGAATCACTCTCTGTGGATCCGGAGCAGGCGCTTTTGTCTTTGCCCCACTCATATCTTGGCTATTAGAAACCTATGCACTCAGAGGAACATTCCTTATTTTG agtGGACTTTATCTGAACTGTGCAGTTTTTGGCTCGCTGCTAATTCCTGTCAAACCTGTTCGACGAAAGAAAATAGTGGAAGATGTCAGCCTCAATCTTCTGCCGCCTGACGGCATAGGGCCATCAGCAATTGAAAATCCGCCAACACCGAATGACGTGAAAGGGAATAATAAAGGAGAACAAGCGCAATCGAATATGGATATCTCCATAACAGAAAATCAG CCTGTAACAAACGCAAATGAAAAGTTATccatcaaaaaatgttttttcagcATCCTTAACTTGTTCAAATTCTCGTTGTTTCGGTCACCAACCTTTGTCGTTATATGCGCTTCAAGTTTTTTCCAATCTATCGGATGGTTTGTACCATCCATGTATATAACAG CTCATGCGGTAAACATGGGGGTACCGAAAGAAAAGGCGTCTTTCCTGCTATCAATTCTTGGAATATCTATCATGATAGGACGCATATTAATTGGATGGATCTCTGACCATCCTAGG GTCAGCGTATTGTTGCTGAATAACATCGGCTTGACAATCTCAGGTTTATTGATTTTGCTGTGCCCATCAATATTAGTCTCGTACGAGTTGCTAGCCCTTTTCTCCACCATACTGGGACTCGCCGCGt cctGCACAACAGCTACAAGATCAATTTTACTTGGGAAGCTTTTGGGTTTGGAAAATGTGAATAACAGTTACAGCTTCATGCTAGTGTTTCATGGAGTAGCTACCGTCATTGGAATCCCTTTAGCCG GATTgctatttgatatttttggtGACTTCCACATTACCTTCTATTTTGCTGGTTTTTCCGTTCTACTTTCCGCGTTTATTTGTTATCCTCTTGGAAGGATTAACCGTTGGGAGAAAATGCGCAGTTAG
- the LOC124200081 gene encoding monocarboxylate transporter 12-like isoform X3, translated as MASVISVEKKYSGDENETEKFVKEEKVTYEYVTIPPDGGFGWIITGASLLCLLISDGILFSFGLILSELRYVFDEPAVKIAWMFSIENATSLISGPIASALSNKFGFRAVVISGSLLGFVGLLTSTFAFSVGTLFFTLGVLLGTADGLVYTPIVVGVGFYFDKRRALATGITLCGSGAGAFVFAPLISWLLETYALRGTFLILSGLYLNCAVFGSLLIPVKPVRRKKIVEDVSLNLLPPDGIGPSAIENPPTPNDVKGNNKGEQAQSNMDISITENQPVTNANEKLSIKKCFFSILNLFKFSLFRSPTFVVICASSFFQSIGWFVPSMYITAHAVNMGVPKEKASFLLSILGISIMIGRILIGWISDHPRVSVLLLNNIGLTISGLLILLCPSILVSYELLALFSTILGLAASLHFKK; from the exons ATGGCTAGCGTTATAAGtgtagaaaaaaagtattccggcgacgaaaatgaaacggaaaaatttgtcaaagaagaaaaggtgacTTACGAATATGTTACAATTCCGCCGGATGGAGGATTTGGCTGGATCATCACGGGGGCCAGTTTGTTATGTCTATTGATTTCGGACGGCATTCTCTTCAGCTTCGGATTGATACTCTCTGAGTTGAGATACGTTTTTGACGAACCTGCTGTTAAAATTGCTTGGATGTTTTCTATTGAAAACGCAACTTCATTAATCTCAG GACCGATAGCTTCGGCATTGAGTAATAAGTTCGGATTCCGTGCTGTTGTCATATCTGGCAGTCTACTGGGTTTCGTGGGCCTTTTGACCTCTACGTTCGCCTTCTCAGTCGGGACCCTGTTTTTCACTCTTGGTGTGCTTTTAGGAACTGCCGACGGCTTGGTTTACACTCCAATTGTCGTTGGTGTCGGCTTCTATTTTGATAAAAGACGTGCGCTGGCCACTGGAATCACTCTCTGTGGATCCGGAGCAGGCGCTTTTGTCTTTGCCCCACTCATATCTTGGCTATTAGAAACCTATGCACTCAGAGGAACATTCCTTATTTTG agtGGACTTTATCTGAACTGTGCAGTTTTTGGCTCGCTGCTAATTCCTGTCAAACCTGTTCGACGAAAGAAAATAGTGGAAGATGTCAGCCTCAATCTTCTGCCGCCTGACGGCATAGGGCCATCAGCAATTGAAAATCCGCCAACACCGAATGACGTGAAAGGGAATAATAAAGGAGAACAAGCGCAATCGAATATGGATATCTCCATAACAGAAAATCAG CCTGTAACAAACGCAAATGAAAAGTTATccatcaaaaaatgttttttcagcATCCTTAACTTGTTCAAATTCTCGTTGTTTCGGTCACCAACCTTTGTCGTTATATGCGCTTCAAGTTTTTTCCAATCTATCGGATGGTTTGTACCATCCATGTATATAACAG CTCATGCGGTAAACATGGGGGTACCGAAAGAAAAGGCGTCTTTCCTGCTATCAATTCTTGGAATATCTATCATGATAGGACGCATATTAATTGGATGGATCTCTGACCATCCTAGG GTCAGCGTATTGTTGCTGAATAACATCGGCTTGACAATCTCAGGTTTATTGATTTTGCTGTGCCCATCAATATTAGTCTCGTACGAGTTGCTAGCCCTTTTCTCCACCATACTGGGACTCGCCGCGt ctttgcattttaaaaaatag
- the LOC124200071 gene encoding monocarboxylate transporter 13-like, with product MATNKSAVELKEMKNGEMVEEDSDDGPAHIVPPDGGWGWVVMIASFFCNIIVDGIIFSFGLVVTNLAESFEVPVSTVSWVASLLAGFYLLAGPFVSSLATRFGFRTVACAGSVVAGLSFAVASLAMSVEFLYVFIGVLGGIGMGLVYVPAVVAVGFYFEKRRALATGIAVCGSGIGTFVLAPFTTWLLGYYGWRGTLLIHAGLVLNCAIFGAMFRPLEPTKKSKVTRRQLADEEVSAGTPLMVRIKRERDEKLRNDEQQETMNQQQQTDHFHSSTNSLNNTVKLVGIKAKRSSTLTDSASSLGKKEKETPLLLAAAGSKRSLANQDEVQPLNRDDAFYTGSLQRLPQYRENPASYHASVTRIPEIVEETDGKKKSNGCVRAVSSLIQFSLFKSPTFNLLCFASFITFLGFFVPFMFLAARAEQLGADKESASFLLSIIGITNTLGRVVCGALSDHPKVNVLMVNNAALTLGGVVTIATPFFPAYEMLIVYACLFGLSIACFASLRSILMVELLGLENLTNAFGLCLMFTGVSATVGGPLASMFYDATNDYDASFYLSGSMILISGILCYPLGYINRWEKKRNNATQHNKQKVKPVPEPAPVAVA from the exons ATGGCGACGAACAAATCTGCAGTGGAAttgaaagagatgaagaatGGCGAAATGGTGGAAGAAGATTCGGATGACGGACCAGCTCACATAGTTCCGCCGGATGGCGGATGGGGCTGGGTCGTTATGATCGCCTCCTTCTTCTGCAACATCATCGTCGACGGTATCATCTTTTCGTTCGGACTGGTCGTCACCAATTTGGCCGAAAGTTTCGAAGTTCCCGTCTCCACCGTCTCATGGGTGGCATCTCTCCTGGCCGGCTTTTACCTCTTGGCCG GACCTTTCGTGTCATCGTTGGCGACTCGGTTCGGTTTTCGGACGGTGGCGTGCGCCGGGAGCGTCGTGGCCGGCTTAAGCTTTGCCGTCGCCTCGCTGGCCATGTCCGTCGAGTTCCTCTACGTCTTCATCGGCGTATTGGGTGGCATTGGCATGGGTCTGGTCTACGTTCCAGCCGTCGTCGCCGTCGGTTTCTACTTTGAGAAGAGGCGAGCCCTTGCCACCGGCATCGCCGTCTGCGGCTCCGGAATCGGGACCTTCGTCCTGGCCCCTTTCACCACCTGGCTCCTCGGCTATTACGGATGGCGCGGAACACTTCTCATCCAc gcTGGTTTGGTATTGAACTGCGCCATTTTCGGGGCCATGTTTCGGCCGTTGGAGCCGACGAAGAAGAGCAAAGTGACCCGGCGCCAATTGGCCGACGAAGAAGTCTCGGCTGGAACGCCGTTGATGGTGAGGATCAAGCGAGAGCGGGACGAGAAGCTGCGCAACGATGAGCAGCAGGAAACAatgaaccagcagcagcagacggaccACTTTCACTCGTCGACCAATTCACTGAATAACACCGTCAAGTTGGTCGGCATCAAAGCCAAACGGTCGTCGACATTAACCGATTCGGCCAGTTCACTCGgcaagaaggagaaggagactCCGCTCCTATTGGCAGCTGCCGGCAGCAAACGCTCGCTGGCCAATCAAGACGAAGTCCAGCCGTTGAATCGAGACGACGCTTTCTACACGGGCAGTTTACAGCGTCTACCGCAGTACAGAGAAAACCCCGCCAGCTATCACGCATCCGTCACTagg attccGGAAATCGTCGAGGAAACGgacggaaagaagaaatcgaaCGGATGCGTGCGAGCCGTTTCCTCGCtgattcaattttctctcttcaaatcTCCCACGTTCAATCTGCTCTGCTTTGCCAGTTTCATCACTTTCCTCGGCTTCTTCGTGCCGTTCATGTTCTTAGCCGCCAGAGCCGAGCAGCTCGGAGCCGACAAGGAATCGGCCTCTTTCTTGCTCTCCATCATCGGCATCACCAACACTTTGGGTCGCGTTGTTTGCGGAGCCCTTTCCGATCATCCCAAAGTCAACGTTCTGATGGTCAACAACGCCGCCCTGACTCTCGGAGGAGTTGTGACCATCGCAACTCCATTCTTCCCCGCCTACGAGATGCTTATCGTCTACGCATGCCTATTTGGCTTATCGATCG CCTGCTTCGCCTCTCTCCGTTCCATCCTCATGGTGGAACTACTCGGTTTGGAGAATCTGACTAACGCGTTTGGACTTTGTTTGATGTTTACTGGTGTTTCCGCCACGGTGGGCGGTCCCTTGGCCA GTATGTTTTACGATGCCACGAACGATTATGACGCTTCGTTCTACTTGTCTGGATCTATGATTCTCATCTCCGGCATCCTCTGTTACCCGCTCGGTTACATCAACCGATGGGAGAAGAAGCGGAACAATGCCACCCAACACAACAAGCAAAAAGTTAAGCCGGTTCCTGAACCGGCACCAGTTGCTGTTGCATAA
- the LOC124200081 gene encoding monocarboxylate transporter 12-like isoform X1: MASVISVEKKYSGDENETEKFVKEEKVTYEYVTIPPDGGFGWIITGASLLCLLISDGILFSFGLILSELRYVFDEPAVKIAWMFSIENATSLISGPIASALSNKFGFRAVVISGSLLGFVGLLTSTFAFSVGTLFFTLGVLLGTADGLVYTPIVVGVGFYFDKRRALATGITLCGSGAGAFVFAPLISWLLETYALRGTFLILSGLYLNCAVFGSLLIPVKPVRRKKIVEDVSLNLLPPDGIGPSAIENPPTPNDVKGNNKGEQAQSNMDISITENQPVTNANEKLSIKKCFFSILNLFKFSLFRSPTFVVICASSFFQSIGWFVPSMYITAHAVNMGVPKEKASFLLSILGISIMIGRILIGWISDHPRVSVLLLNNIGLTISGLLILLCPSILVSYELLALFSTILGLAASCTTATRSILLGKLLGLENVNNSYSFMLVFHGVATVIGIPLAGLLFDIFGDFHITFYFAGFSVLLSAFICYPLGRINRWEKMRS; this comes from the exons ATGGCTAGCGTTATAAGtgtagaaaaaaagtattccggcgacgaaaatgaaacggaaaaatttgtcaaagaagaaaaggtgacTTACGAATATGTTACAATTCCGCCGGATGGAGGATTTGGCTGGATCATCACGGGGGCCAGTTTGTTATGTCTATTGATTTCGGACGGCATTCTCTTCAGCTTCGGATTGATACTCTCTGAGTTGAGATACGTTTTTGACGAACCTGCTGTTAAAATTGCTTGGATGTTTTCTATTGAAAACGCAACTTCATTAATCTCAG GACCGATAGCTTCGGCATTGAGTAATAAGTTCGGATTCCGTGCTGTTGTCATATCTGGCAGTCTACTGGGTTTCGTGGGCCTTTTGACCTCTACGTTCGCCTTCTCAGTCGGGACCCTGTTTTTCACTCTTGGTGTGCTTTTAGGAACTGCCGACGGCTTGGTTTACACTCCAATTGTCGTTGGTGTCGGCTTCTATTTTGATAAAAGACGTGCGCTGGCCACTGGAATCACTCTCTGTGGATCCGGAGCAGGCGCTTTTGTCTTTGCCCCACTCATATCTTGGCTATTAGAAACCTATGCACTCAGAGGAACATTCCTTATTTTG agtGGACTTTATCTGAACTGTGCAGTTTTTGGCTCGCTGCTAATTCCTGTCAAACCTGTTCGACGAAAGAAAATAGTGGAAGATGTCAGCCTCAATCTTCTGCCGCCTGACGGCATAGGGCCATCAGCAATTGAAAATCCGCCAACACCGAATGACGTGAAAGGGAATAATAAAGGAGAACAAGCGCAATCGAATATGGATATCTCCATAACAGAAAATCAG CCTGTAACAAACGCAAATGAAAAGTTATccatcaaaaaatgttttttcagcATCCTTAACTTGTTCAAATTCTCGTTGTTTCGGTCACCAACCTTTGTCGTTATATGCGCTTCAAGTTTTTTCCAATCTATCGGATGGTTTGTACCATCCATGTATATAACAG CTCATGCGGTAAACATGGGGGTACCGAAAGAAAAGGCGTCTTTCCTGCTATCAATTCTTGGAATATCTATCATGATAGGACGCATATTAATTGGATGGATCTCTGACCATCCTAGG GTCAGCGTATTGTTGCTGAATAACATCGGCTTGACAATCTCAGGTTTATTGATTTTGCTGTGCCCATCAATATTAGTCTCGTACGAGTTGCTAGCCCTTTTCTCCACCATACTGGGACTCGCCGCGt cctGCACAACAGCTACAAGATCAATTTTACTTGGGAAGCTTTTGGGTTTGGAAAATGTGAATAACAGTTACAGCTTCATGCTAGTGTTTCATGGAGTAGCTACCGTCATTGGAATCCCTTTAGCCG GATTgctatttgatatttttggtGACTTCCACATTACCTTCTATTTTGCTGGTTTTTCCGTTCTACTTTCCGCGTTTATTTGTTATCCTCTTGGAAGGATTAACCGTTGGGAGAAAATGCGCAGTTAG
- the LOC124200082 gene encoding monocarboxylate transporter 12-like, which yields MLAENTKKWPRQSNKEEEKATDEYIIVPPDGGYGWVVTVASFLCILISDGILYCFGLIISEVERVFDEPVAKAAWIFSIFNAISYFSGPVASALSNRFGFRVVVITGSLFGFVGLLTSAFAQSVENLFFTLGLLFGFAICLVFTPIIVNISFYFDKKRALATGIAICGSGAGTFVFAPVVNWLLKTYALRGTFLILSGIYLNCGVFGALLIPLKSQRRNKVRSETVTLLEQKDIETLMFEKSLITKEIEFNSRNNLNFFEEEKVDSKTKRENVNQKYFSNFSKLFKFSLFRSPTFVVICVSSFFQSFGWLVPFMYLAAHAVNMGIPNEKASFLLSIVGICNMMGRIINGWLSDHPKVSVLFLNNVGLTVSGLLIVVCPLCISYYQLLIFSIALGLFTSCTAVTRPILLGEYLGLENVNNAYGFMLVFYGVATLFGTPMAGLLYDTLGDYHGAFYLAGSSILLSAFVCYPLGKINHWEKK from the exons atgttagcgGAGAATACTAAAAAGTGGCCAAGGCAATccaataaagaagaagaaaaggcgaCTGACGAGTACATCATAGTACCGCCGGATGGAGGATATGGGTGGGTCGTCACGGTGGCCAGTTTTTTGTGCATTCTAATTTCAGATGGCATACTCTATTGCTTCGGATTGATCATCTCTGAGGTGGAACGTGTTTTTGACGAACCTGTTGCGAAAGCCGCTTggatattttccattttcaacgcGATATCATATTTCTCAG GCCCCGTAGCCTCTGCATTGAGCAACCGGTTCGGTTTTCGTGTCGTCGTCATAACGGGCAGTTTATTTGGTTTCGTCGGTCTCCTGACTTCTGCATTCGCTCAATCGgtggaaaatttgtttttcactctTGGTCTTCTTTTTGGATTTGCAATTTGTTTGGTGTTCACTCCAATAATCGTCAACATCAGCTTTTATTTCGACAAAAAGCGTGCTCTGGCTACCGGAATCGCCATCTGCGGCTCTGGAGCCGGCACTTTTGTCTTTGCACCTGTTGTTAATTGGCTATTAAAAACTTATGCACTCAGAGGGACATTTCTCATTCTG AGTGGGATTTATTTGAACTGTGGAGTTTTTGGAGCATTACTCATACCGCTGAAATCTCAACGGCGCAACAAGGTGCGATCAGAAACAGTTACACTGTTAGAGCAAAAAGATATCGAAACATTGATGTTCGAGAAATCTCTgattacaaaagaaattgaatttaattccAGAAATAATCTAAActtttttgaagaagaaaaagtggacaGCAAAACAAAGAGGGAAAATGttaatcaaaaatatttttcaaacttttccaAGTTGTTCAAATTTTCGCTGTTTCGATCTCCGACTTTTGTTGTCATTTGCGTTTCTAGTTTCTTCCAATCTTTCGGATGGTTAGTTCCTTTCATGTATCTGGCAG CTCATGCGGTTAACATGGGAATACCAAACGAGAAGGCGTCGTTTCTTCTATCGATTGTGGGAATCTGTAATATGATGGGACGCATTATCAACGGATGGCTTTCTGACCATCCTAAG GTTAGCGTGCTCTTTCTCAATAATGTGGGTTTGACAGTCTCCGGTTTGTTGATTGTGGTTTGCCCATTGTGCATCTCGTATTATCAActtcttattttctccatAGCACTTGGCTTATTTACCT CCTGCACCGCTGTAACGCGACCGATTTTACTTGGGGAATATTTAGGGTTGGAAAATGTAAACAACGCTTACGGGTTCATGCTCGTTTTTTACGGTGTCGCAACCCTCTTCGGAACTCCTATGGCCG GTTTACTATATGACACTTTGGGTGATTATCATGGAGCTTTTTATCTTGCCGGATCTTCCATTCTTCTGTCTGCGTTTGTATGTTATCCGCTAGGCAAAATTAACCACTGGGAGAAGAAATAA
- the LOC124200098 gene encoding uncharacterized protein LOC124200098, which translates to MVELQLLHAVYRAGAIPSVTAGKLLELSLVLMLSWSVGESHASSLLGSAISKLTLDHAALWLPKCWTSSRTARRLLEMVYVYVAVMLLSNMAYVVAAYTGERFFASSYAVAVPWCRTAGVVHKSYIHF; encoded by the exons ATGGTTGAGTTGCAGCTtctgcatgcagtttatcgagCTGGTGCTATCCCAAGTGTAACTGCAGGAAAActtcttgaattg tctttggtgctgatgttgtcctgGAGTGTGGGAGAGTCCCATGCTTCAAGTCTTTTGGGATCAGCTATATCTAAGTTGACGCTGGATCATGCTGCATTGtggttgccgaaatgttggacatctagtagaactgcaagaagactccttgaaatg gtttatgtttacgtagcagtgatgttgctgtccaatatggcatatgttgttgcagcctatactggtgaaagattttttgcatcgagttatgctgttgctgttccttggtgccggactgctggtgttgtccacaaaagttacatccatttttaa